The DNA sequence agttgggaaacttcgagtagcttggagtcagcgcgatcaagcgcttggagaaggtccgagcagtcgatcttctttcccttgtagagcgggaacggtggtcgggcgctcggtgccgtcacgcgtgtggtcggagacggcgtgatctcagattggatctggatctctttcgaaaccgtggtcgtgaggccgccgctgcatgtcgtccacgtgatctggccgacggtgaacgtgaggccttcaggcacggtcgcggaagctgggatcgtgaccatcttgttcgccggaaaagttgcacgcacaccccctacctggtgcgccactgtcgacgaaagctggtcggcagtctaccttggggtatacccacggtagtagtttatcggtagacggtgcgcaaactacgaactcgatggtgacgcaagacacggacaagctttttatccaggttcggccgccgagttggcgtaatacctacgtcctgcgtctggttgtattgatttgtgttgagagaatatgatgtatcctaggggggtcccttgccctccttatatagtctggagggcagggttacagatctgaaactaatcctagtcggttacaattgccatggataattcgatatcaattcctattctaaccgactagaatcctgcttgatctccacatcctgtttccttgcgcgaaactccaggctgtcggatcaagacttgaactcgtctcgtaatgggccaagcctcctggcccaagtctagccgtaagggtataggagtttatacccccacacgctGCTAATGGGTGCCGATGAACCCGGCTACGTCGCGGTTGCCATCATGTCGTAGGGCATCCCGTAGGGGTACAGGGAGGCTGGTGGGGGTAGCAGTGGTAGTTGCTGCTGTGGCGGTGGTGTCGGCGGTGGCGGCTGCAGCCCGAGAAGGAACATGCGGATACCGGCCACCATCTTGTTGAGGTCAAGGACAGCCGCCGTCAGCTGCTCGTTCGTCATGACCCCCACGGCGAAGGACAACGCCCCACTGGCCAGCGGCAGCGACACCCCAAGCACTAGCAGAAGTGTTCCCGCGGGCAGGGACGCTGGTGGATCGGCTAGCGGCACTGAAGGGTTCGGCACGGGCGGCGAAGGGAAGCGAGGCCAACATCAAAACTGAGATCTCTGATACCAGGTTGAGAGGACGCTGAGACCTACTGGAGTTGTTGCGGAGGTTGTAGGGATGGAATAACGGAGGACAGGGATGATACTCGTCAGGGCGGCACGTAGACGCGGTGCTGCTGTGCGTGAGAGGGGGAAAAGGGAGGTGGTGGCTAGGGTTTGGCAAGTCAAGTCGGAAACAATTATGTTTCTACTTAAATTGCTAAAAATTATCTTTACAACTATAAATAATCCTCTAATACTATAAATAGCAGACTTGATGGGCCGTGAGGCCATCTCCTGCATGCGCCTGCTAGCCACGGGTAGGCCTCCTCCTTGCTTACTGAAGTCCTGTTATAACAGTTTATGGCTAATTTGTGGGAGTGCGGGGAATCACAATCATGGTGAGGGAATCCTCACGGAGTGGATAGCCAAATGAAAATATGTCTTTTGGAGATCCTCTTAGGAAAAAGAAACAATCCATTCTTTTTGAATGTAATGGAACACAATGTGGCTATTAGTCATTGAACATGATGCGACACTTGTTTTTGGCAAAGAACGACTGTGAGAAAACTTAATAAATACAACAGAACATATATTAGACATTCGCTTTGATGAATATATCATCTGAACTACTTTTACATTTCTGGCCTGTTTACTGATATTCTTAATGAAACAGAATCACCAACAGAAGTACTGAAGACAGCAAACAGCTGAGAGATTTTGAATACCAGCTACCAAGTGATACTGAAGATGAATTAAATGCAACATATTGGTTTGAACCTCCTGCGTGCATGATTCCAAATCCACCTTGAGTATATTGGTGCCATGATTCCGATGCTGCATCAGACAATGTTATATCAAGATGAGCATTTAACAGATTACGTTAATTTACATATGTCATCATAATCGAGTAGCTACTGACCTTTCTTGGATATTGTGCTGTTTGAATCATCGAAGCCGACGGTCCAGAGGAAGTAGCCAAGCAACTGAGATCTCGCCGCGAACTCTAGCTTCTGCTGCACTACCTGTGCGCCATCGAAACTGACCCAGAGGTCACCGTTGTAGAAATACTCTGCCACTGATTGGTTGTCATAGGCAACAACGGTGCTTTCAGAGTTCAGGTACTCTTCAGTCTCTGCATATGCAATTATCCCAGTCTGGTTGCTTTTGCTCTGCTTTGTTCCGGCAGCGGCAGTCGGCGATCCTAGCCCATTCTTGGCCTTGTTCCTGAGGAACCATGATCTTCCAAACAGAGGTATCCCCATCACCAGCTTACATGGAGGAACTCCTGCATCCAGCCATGAGATCACCCCGTAGCTCACTGAGAAGTGCGACGACTTGTCGTAGAGAGGTGCGTCAGCTGTGGTGACGCTGCTGTCCCCGTGGAAGCCGAAGGTGAGGATATTCGCCCAGTCCAGGTTGTCTGAGATGTCATCTATTGGGTAGTCGAGGTTGCCGTCAGGCATGTCAAACATGTGGTTGGAGAAGTAGAGTGTTGCCGTCAGGAGAAGAGGACCAGACAAGGAGTTGGTGGCGGATTCCTCCATGATCCTTGCTCGCCACTCTGCAAGCAGGGCTCCAAGGTTCTCCATGTCCATCTGTGTGACTGGGAAAATCCACGACAAATCCAGGCCGTCGAAGCGGTTGGCTCGAGCCAGTTCCACGGAGGAGTTGATGAACACTCCCCGGAGGTCCTTGTCCGAAGCCATTGTGGAGAAGGCGGCATTCGACGCATCCACCCTGTACTCATTTGTGCCGATGGACAGCATGGTCTTGGTAGACGGGCTCCCGGACTTGACGGTACCGGAGAAGGCAGCGAGCAGCGAGCCCTCCTCTTCGGTCGGCTGTGGCGCGACAGCATAGCTTGCCTCGTCGATGGACACTGAGCTGTAGTAGAGGTGAGTGTACAAGGAGGCGTCGATGCTACTGACCGGGGAGTAGCGGCTTGAGGACGGCGACCAGTAGCCAGCTCTCACTCCAGCAGGTCCTCCAATGCCGCCGCATTGCTGCTGCGATGTCGATGCGGAAACCACTGACAAGAATCCAGCAAGGGAGATTATTGAGGATCTGATGAACCATGCTAGCTCCATTGCTGGGAGGTGGTGAAGTGGTTGAAGTTGTAGTGGGAAGCTGGACTGAGGACGAACGAAGTGGTTACAAAGTTGAGCATCGCTTTGAGCCTTTGATACGAGGGGAGAATTCTCAGTGGTTTGGTGGGAGCAGATGGATGATGGCGATCACTGATTGCGTTGCATAGCTGTCCCTCATCAGGCTGCCTAACGAATAGAAACGAGGGATGCGATGCTCTGCATATTTGCCATTGGTAATGACTAGTAATTAACACTCTGTTCTGGGGCTTCATTACCCTgcctcttaggccttgtttacttccaaaaaattttgcaaaataggaatagtagcactttcgtttgtatttgacaaatattgtccaattatggattaactaggctcaaaagattcgtcttgtcaatttcgaccaaactgtgtaattagtttttatttttgtctatatttaacacttcatacatgtgtctaaagattcgatgtgacgaggaatcagaaaaattttgcaaaattttttagaaactaaacaaggccttattctttAAATTCGCTACAGGCATCACGTGAATGGATCTGGAGCTTCTGCTGCTAGCACATGCTTGGCCTTTGTCAGGCGACTGTAACCCAATTGTCTTAACTGCGGTAAACAGACATTGTTCAGCACAATTGTGGATGTGCAAAGTTTTTTCAGCAAACCTCTTCAATCCAACCTTGCTTGATGAGGCATGGGGCTGTCACTGAGTGTTGACTTTTTTTCCGTTAGGGTGCCACCACTTTTGTTTGGTCTTGCAATCCAAAAGAGTTGTTGAGTGGGGGTTGGTATGTGCTGGTAGAACTTTCTGTTAAGCCTCTGCTTAATTTTAAGAGGATGGTTAACTGCTCCCAGCATTGTTGTTATGCATTGTACTGCATACCAGGCAGGTGCATGCGTTGCAGGCAGACCATGTGCCCAGAGCGTCAATTATGAGGTCAGCGTGGCCGACGGCGTGTCCTCTTGCGTTCGGGCATTATTTGGAACAGGAACATTTCGGAGCATTTTGAATTCCGGTTTGGGTGAGACAACGAACGAAACGCACTGGGGGGGAGGCTGTTCAGTGTTGCTCCACTTCTCCATGGATCCATGTCGGAAAGCTGCCTACTTCACGTGCTGTCCACCTgtggcctgctgctgctgtgttTTAGGATCTCAAAGGCTGGCTGGATGGTTAGACTGACAACCATATGATTCTGGGATTTTGTTAGATTTGTTTTATATGGAGAATTATGTTTCGTACTTTTCCTGTTTTGGCATGGACAAACAATTTGCTTGTTTCGCTAAGCGATGCTATTCTTGAATTACCACGTCCCGAAGTCTAGAGGGTTGCAACACCTTATTTTTCCCGACTACTTTTCAGATCCTAGGTTTGGGACAGCAATTGCAAACTATGTCAAATTAAGgtctttgtttagtttcaaaattttttgggaaacagccactgtagcactttcgtttgcatgtgacaaatattgtgcaattatagactaactaggcttaaaagattcgtctcgcaaattaaagataaactgtgtaattagtttttatttccatatatatttaatacttcatgtatgtgtccaaagattcgatgtgacaggaaatcttgaaaaaatttaggtttttggaagaaagtaaacaaggccttagttggtaaaattttttggattttgacactgtagcactttcgtttgtatttggtaattattatccaaccatggactaactaggctcaaaagattcattttgcaaattacaagcaaactgtgcaattagttttttatttatattt is a window from the Sorghum bicolor cultivar BTx623 chromosome 5, Sorghum_bicolor_NCBIv3, whole genome shotgun sequence genome containing:
- the LOC8064408 gene encoding chitinase-3-like protein 1, which translates into the protein MELAWFIRSSIISLAGFLSVVSASTSQQQCGGIGGPAGVRAGYWSPSSSRYSPVSSIDASLYTHLYYSSVSIDEASYAVAPQPTEEEGSLLAAFSGTVKSGSPSTKTMLSIGTNEYRVDASNAAFSTMASDKDLRGVFINSSVELARANRFDGLDLSWIFPVTQMDMENLGALLAEWRARIMEESATNSLSGPLLLTATLYFSNHMFDMPDGNLDYPIDDISDNLDWANILTFGFHGDSSVTTADAPLYDKSSHFSVSYGVISWLDAGVPPCKLVMGIPLFGRSWFLRNKAKNGLGSPTAAAGTKQSKSNQTGIIAYAETEEYLNSESTVVAYDNQSVAEYFYNGDLWVSFDGAQVVQQKLEFAARSQLLGYFLWTVGFDDSNSTISKKASESWHQYTQGGFGIMHAGGSNQYVAFNSSSVSLGSWYSKSLSCLLSSVLLLVILFH